In Paenibacillus sp. FSL M7-0420, a single genomic region encodes these proteins:
- a CDS encoding nucleoside-diphosphate sugar epimerase: MKVQSKITKVLQHMAHTHEQMARILDAERHVAVRMSQIVHDLPDADPDFGGFSGLVESSGQVNKNIIAYLNALADLEEAMAEGVGRVIKELNGQEEE, translated from the coding sequence ATGAAGGTGCAGAGTAAAATTACAAAAGTCCTGCAGCACATGGCCCATACGCACGAACAAATGGCACGGATTCTCGACGCCGAACGCCACGTAGCCGTCCGTATGTCGCAAATAGTTCACGATCTGCCGGATGCGGACCCTGATTTCGGCGGATTCAGTGGGCTGGTGGAAAGCTCAGGCCAAGTCAACAAAAATATCATTGCTTATCTCAATGCACTTGCTGATCTCGAAGAGGCGATGGCTGAGGGAGTAGGCAGGGTAATCAAGGAATTAAACGGTCAGGAAGAAGAGTAG
- a CDS encoding glycosyltransferase family 2 protein, with protein MTLTSIIIPTYNRLGLLRSCVESIRAHTRSPYEIIVVDNASDDGTEAYCRASKLTFISLPENRGFPLACNIGLQLAAGEELLLLNNDVIVSQGWLDNLKSALYSAPDIGIVGPVTNYASGRQQVQTGYTDIAGFHAEALRANIPDAAKWVETRRLVGLCFLFKRQLMDAIGLLDERFSPGHYEDDDYCYRARLQGYRLLIAGDCLVHHEGSASFKEVYSASLQELVERNRRFFIEKWQVDPSQFI; from the coding sequence ATGACACTGACGAGCATTATTATTCCTACGTATAACAGGCTTGGGCTGCTGCGTTCCTGCGTCGAATCGATCAGAGCGCATACCCGGTCCCCCTATGAGATTATTGTAGTGGACAATGCCTCAGATGATGGTACCGAAGCCTACTGCCGCGCCAGCAAGCTGACGTTCATTTCCCTCCCGGAGAACCGCGGTTTTCCGCTGGCCTGCAATATCGGGCTGCAGTTGGCTGCGGGGGAGGAGCTGCTGCTGCTGAACAATGACGTCATTGTGTCGCAAGGCTGGCTGGATAATCTGAAGAGCGCCTTGTACAGTGCCCCCGATATAGGAATTGTCGGACCGGTGACGAATTATGCCAGCGGACGGCAGCAGGTGCAGACCGGCTATACCGATATTGCAGGCTTCCATGCCGAGGCGCTCCGGGCCAATATTCCCGATGCAGCGAAGTGGGTGGAGACCCGAAGGCTTGTAGGTCTGTGCTTTTTATTCAAAAGACAGCTTATGGACGCGATCGGCCTGCTCGATGAACGATTCTCGCCGGGCCATTATGAGGATGACGATTACTGCTACCGTGCCCGGCTGCAGGGATACCGGCTGCTGATTGCCGGAGATTGCCTGGTTCATCATGAAGGCAGCGCCAGCTTCAAGGAGGTCTATTCCGCCTCATTGCAGGAGCTGGTGGAGCGCAACCGCAGGTTTTTTATAGAGAAATGGCAAGTGGACCCGTCGCAGTTCATCTGA
- a CDS encoding AAA family ATPase, with translation MSSIYGPMLYLRHVELLRDAVPSFGSYPFHLPVVRTLERLAFQKQVTFLVGENGSGKSTLLEGLAAAWGFNPEGGTLNFSFNTHASHSSLYEYLRIARGVRRPKDGFFLRAESYYNVASYIDELDEEPDAGNLIKDSYGGSSLHEQSHGESFFSTFVHRFSGQGLYILDEPEAALSPVRQMSLLARMHELAEQNSQFIIATHSPILMSYPGAEILLLEGESITPVALEDTEHYTVTRAFMTDRQKMLRELLGD, from the coding sequence ATGAGTTCAATCTATGGTCCTATGCTGTACCTCCGCCATGTCGAGCTGCTGCGCGATGCGGTCCCTTCCTTCGGAAGCTATCCGTTTCATCTGCCGGTGGTAAGAACCTTGGAACGGCTTGCTTTTCAGAAGCAGGTCACTTTTCTTGTAGGGGAGAACGGTAGCGGGAAGTCTACCTTGCTGGAGGGCCTTGCTGCTGCCTGGGGATTCAATCCGGAAGGAGGGACGCTGAATTTCTCATTCAATACCCATGCCTCGCATTCAAGCCTGTATGAATACCTGCGGATTGCCAGAGGGGTACGGCGGCCGAAGGACGGCTTTTTCCTGCGTGCGGAGAGCTATTACAACGTGGCTTCTTATATCGATGAGTTGGATGAAGAGCCGGACGCAGGCAATCTGATTAAAGACTCCTATGGAGGAAGCTCGCTGCATGAGCAGTCTCATGGAGAATCCTTCTTCTCCACGTTCGTTCACCGCTTCAGCGGACAGGGCCTCTATATCCTGGATGAGCCCGAGGCGGCCTTGTCTCCTGTACGGCAAATGTCTCTGCTGGCGCGGATGCATGAGCTGGCTGAGCAGAATTCCCAGTTCATCATCGCCACCCACTCCCCGATTCTGATGTCCTATCCGGGTGCGGAGATTCTCCTGCTGGAGGGAGAGAGCATTACGCCTGTTGCGCTGGAAGACACGGAGCATTATACGGTCACCCGCGCCTTCATGACCGACCGGCAGAAGATGCTCCGCGAGCTGCTGGGAGATTAA
- a CDS encoding sugar phosphate nucleotidyltransferase has product MKGVILAGGTGTRLYPLTRLMNKHLLPVGKYPMVCYGIERLRQGGITDILLVISKQSAGQYTDFLGSGAEFGVSLTYKIQEAAGGIAEALELAEGFILPGERFVVLLGDNLFKDSLEPYVKSYLQQPAGTAKVLLKPVEDARRYGVPVFDSADASLIAYIEEKPEQPKTKFCVTGIYMYDEAVFDIIRRISPSRRGELEITDVNNLYAAERKLSYDVLQGWWSDAGTFQSLREAGDKLRDTLP; this is encoded by the coding sequence GTGAAAGGAGTCATACTGGCTGGCGGAACAGGAACAAGGCTATACCCGCTCACCCGGCTGATGAACAAACATTTGCTTCCGGTCGGCAAATACCCTATGGTGTGCTACGGGATTGAGCGGCTGCGCCAGGGGGGGATCACCGATATTCTCCTGGTCATCAGCAAACAGTCCGCAGGACAGTACACTGACTTTTTGGGCAGCGGCGCGGAATTCGGCGTATCGCTGACTTACAAAATCCAGGAGGCGGCAGGCGGCATCGCGGAAGCGCTGGAGCTGGCGGAAGGATTCATCCTGCCGGGAGAACGGTTTGTCGTGCTGCTGGGGGATAATCTGTTCAAGGATAGTCTGGAGCCTTACGTGAAGAGTTATCTGCAGCAGCCGGCGGGGACCGCGAAGGTGCTCCTGAAGCCTGTCGAGGATGCGCGCAGATACGGGGTTCCGGTGTTTGACAGCGCCGATGCCTCCCTGATTGCTTACATTGAAGAGAAGCCGGAGCAGCCGAAGACAAAATTCTGTGTTACAGGCATATATATGTACGATGAAGCAGTATTCGATATCATCCGCCGGATTTCACCTTCCAGAAGAGGCGAGCTGGAGATTACCGATGTGAACAACCTGTATGCTGCCGAGCGCAAGCTGAGCTACGATGTGCTGCAAGGCTGGTGGAGTGACGCGGGAACCTTCCAGTCTCTGCGCGAAGCCGGAGATAAGCTGAGAGATACGCTGCCCTGA
- a CDS encoding aspartyl-phosphate phosphatase Spo0E family protein produces MGNDEYKNKIEQARQELNKLALEYGMQDVRVLRQSVKLDALLNEYSDCNTEKDDQLY; encoded by the coding sequence ATGGGGAATGACGAATACAAGAATAAGATCGAACAGGCAAGACAGGAACTGAACAAACTGGCCTTGGAGTACGGGATGCAGGATGTCCGGGTACTCCGCCAATCGGTGAAGCTGGATGCGCTTCTGAACGAATACAGTGATTGTAATACGGAGAAGGATGATCAGCTTTATTAG
- a CDS encoding glycosyltransferase family 2 protein yields the protein MKRKGASARRTGRRAARTARRPAARPVRPAALPPAVNHPQPEVSVIIPAMNEAATIAAVIAGARGVHPRCEVIVIVNGSADQTADIARSCGANVIVYEQPLGHDVGRSVGAAAAKGAVLLFTDGDLVIPAPQLRPFVTAVSGGADLALNDYSGPVRSRFPHPVVLSKHVLNLLLGRSELKGCSLTAVPHAISRRALDVLGSGLLSRPPLAHAQAVLEGLVVKAVHNVPVGRMNAVRRKRSGSDLLQEAILRDHLDAVAMVLERKGGRAGFGDGIRRREMVR from the coding sequence ATGAAAAGAAAAGGAGCATCTGCCCGCCGCACGGGGCGGCGGGCAGCCCGGACAGCACGGCGGCCGGCGGCAAGGCCGGTACGGCCTGCTGCACTGCCGCCTGCGGTGAATCATCCGCAGCCTGAGGTGTCGGTTATTATTCCGGCCATGAATGAGGCGGCGACGATTGCCGCAGTGATTGCCGGAGCCAGAGGCGTTCATCCCCGCTGTGAGGTTATTGTGATTGTTAACGGTTCTGCGGATCAGACCGCAGATATTGCGCGCTCCTGCGGAGCTAACGTAATTGTGTATGAACAGCCGCTCGGACACGATGTCGGGCGAAGCGTAGGCGCGGCGGCGGCGAAGGGAGCGGTTCTGCTGTTCACAGACGGGGATCTGGTAATCCCCGCCCCGCAGCTGCGTCCCTTCGTGACCGCGGTCAGCGGCGGAGCGGATCTGGCCTTGAATGATTATTCCGGCCCGGTCCGCAGCAGATTTCCGCATCCGGTGGTGTTATCCAAGCATGTGCTGAATCTTCTGCTCGGAAGGTCTGAGCTGAAGGGCTGCTCCTTGACCGCCGTTCCTCATGCGATTAGCCGCAGGGCGCTGGATGTCCTGGGCAGCGGTCTGCTGTCGAGGCCGCCGCTCGCACATGCGCAGGCGGTGCTGGAGGGCCTGGTGGTGAAGGCAGTGCATAACGTGCCTGTGGGCAGGATGAATGCGGTACGCCGGAAGCGCAGCGGCAGTGATCTTCTGCAGGAGGCTATCCTCAGAGACCACCTGGATGCCGTAGCAATGGTGCTGGAACGCAAGGGCGGCCGGGCAGGCTTCGGGGACGGCATCCGGCGAAGGGAGATGGTGAGATGA
- a CDS encoding LTA synthase family protein produces MREGKPASAQAHFYIVAGLLWLKLLLLRGLFFDRIAWEWIAADLAPVLLLLGVLAIITPRRMRKGVFWSFNGLLSLLLFAASVYFNHFGSVPTYLALYELNQVFQVKESVESTIEWVDYLFFADLIIVMVYSLFRRWKRGPARWQRVSQPARRTRSIYLVVLLVAIIGGGSLSAYSIHSARGITNELVQAETAGFLNYEVVAAIKAREDNGLIGTGDIQETIAKVQALEATYPYKAVTSGLPEHFGSQKGKNVIIIQLEAFQNFPLHQSLEGQELTPVLNGLAAEGFYFPHVYQQVGPGNTSDAEFMSNTSIYPIASLAMSTGFGDRELPGLPRLLRDKGYEAYTFHVNKVGFWNRNELYPALGFNGYYDKGSFKNDHFNSFGASDEQLYATAVEKLSVLHQKGTPFYAQLVTASSHHPFKVPDSFRRLQVPDKLQGTMLGDYLSAVNYTDYAIGTLIDGLKQQGMWEDTVLVLYGDHFGLQPKDVPAEQVEDALGIKYDDRISRFNIPLVIHVPGMKQGQVVERTGGQLDVLPTVANLLGVSLKDEKFTAFGHDLLNVDRNVVGMRYYLPTGSFFNDEVLFVPGKSFSDGEAVSLDTHEPVKDFSAYQSDYDYILKLMGLSDEYVKLLPQR; encoded by the coding sequence ATGAGAGAGGGCAAACCTGCGTCTGCGCAGGCTCATTTCTATATCGTGGCGGGACTGCTGTGGCTGAAGCTGCTGCTGCTGAGAGGGCTGTTCTTTGACCGGATTGCCTGGGAGTGGATCGCTGCGGATCTGGCGCCGGTACTCCTGCTGCTCGGTGTGCTGGCTATAATTACGCCCCGGCGGATGAGAAAAGGGGTCTTCTGGAGCTTCAATGGGCTATTGTCGCTGCTGCTCTTCGCGGCCAGTGTGTACTTCAATCACTTCGGATCGGTGCCTACCTATCTGGCGCTCTATGAGCTGAACCAGGTGTTTCAGGTCAAAGAGAGTGTGGAATCTACGATTGAGTGGGTTGATTATCTGTTTTTTGCCGATCTAATCATAGTGATGGTCTATTCGCTGTTCCGCAGATGGAAGAGGGGGCCTGCACGGTGGCAGCGAGTCAGCCAGCCTGCTCGCAGAACCCGGAGCATCTATCTGGTGGTGCTGCTGGTGGCAATCATTGGAGGCGGCTCGCTGTCGGCGTATTCGATTCATTCGGCCCGGGGAATTACCAATGAGCTGGTCCAGGCGGAGACGGCCGGATTCCTGAATTATGAGGTGGTGGCAGCGATCAAGGCCCGGGAGGATAACGGCCTCATCGGGACCGGTGATATTCAGGAGACGATAGCCAAGGTGCAGGCACTGGAGGCTACCTATCCATACAAGGCTGTGACAAGCGGACTGCCAGAGCATTTCGGATCGCAAAAAGGGAAAAACGTCATCATCATCCAACTGGAGGCGTTCCAGAATTTCCCGCTGCACCAGTCACTGGAGGGTCAGGAGCTGACTCCGGTGCTGAATGGACTGGCCGCAGAGGGCTTCTACTTCCCGCATGTGTACCAGCAGGTAGGTCCGGGCAATACCTCGGATGCGGAATTCATGAGCAACACCTCGATCTATCCGATTGCTTCGCTGGCCATGTCCACAGGCTTCGGGGACCGGGAGCTGCCGGGACTGCCCCGCCTTTTGCGGGATAAGGGGTATGAGGCGTACACGTTCCATGTGAACAAGGTGGGCTTCTGGAACCGGAATGAGCTGTATCCGGCGCTTGGCTTCAACGGCTACTATGACAAAGGCTCCTTCAAGAATGACCATTTCAATTCGTTCGGGGCTTCCGATGAGCAGCTCTATGCTACTGCCGTGGAGAAGCTGTCGGTGCTGCATCAGAAGGGTACGCCTTTCTACGCCCAGCTGGTGACAGCCTCCAGCCATCATCCGTTCAAGGTGCCGGACAGCTTCCGTCGTCTTCAGGTACCGGACAAGCTTCAGGGCACGATGCTGGGCGATTATCTGAGCGCGGTGAACTATACGGATTATGCGATAGGCACGCTGATTGACGGATTGAAGCAGCAGGGGATGTGGGAGGATACCGTACTGGTGCTGTACGGTGACCATTTCGGTCTGCAGCCGAAGGACGTCCCGGCGGAGCAGGTGGAGGACGCGCTGGGCATCAAGTATGATGACCGGATCAGCCGGTTCAACATTCCGCTCGTGATCCACGTGCCCGGTATGAAGCAGGGACAGGTTGTGGAGCGGACCGGCGGACAGCTGGATGTGCTGCCGACGGTAGCCAATCTGCTCGGGGTATCGCTGAAGGACGAAAAGTTCACAGCGTTCGGGCATGATTTGCTGAATGTGGACCGCAACGTGGTGGGCATGCGCTATTATTTGCCGACAGGCTCATTTTTTAATGATGAAGTGTTGTTTGTGCCCGGTAAGAGCTTCTCGGACGGTGAGGCGGTCTCGCTGGATACGCATGAGCCGGTGAAGGATTTCAGTGCCTATCAAAGCGATTACGACTATATCCTGAAGCTGATGGGCTTATCTGATGAATATGTGAAGCTGCTTCCGCAGCGTTAG
- a CDS encoding 5'-deoxyadenosine deaminase: MANILIKHAEIITMNKQEDIIYGDIRIKGDLIVEIGTGLEGIGDELVIDAKNRTVIPGFIQTHIHLCQTLFRGKGDDLELMDWLRKRIWPLEAAHDEESLYYSAMLGIGELITSGTTTIVDMETVHHTDYAFQAIAKSGIRALSGKVMMDRKNPEAPAALQEETAASLQESVDLLEKWNGYANGRIQYAFSPRFVISCTEPLLREVQSLSARYGVKVHTHASENLGEIELVQAMTGMRNVVYLDHLGLANERLILAHCVWLDEQEKRILRDRGVHVSHCPGSNLKLASGIADTPGMLHDHIHLSLGADGAPCNNNLDMFNEMRLAAVIQKPAHGPVTMDARSVFRMATIGGAKAVGMEDQIGSIEVGKKADLAILNLYNFHTFPSYDVDPISRIVYSATRADVETTMVDGEILMHTGLLKTIDKEVVLHEANLSIKRLLGSARLS, encoded by the coding sequence ATGGCGAATATCCTGATCAAGCATGCGGAGATTATTACGATGAACAAGCAGGAGGACATTATATATGGCGATATCCGTATCAAGGGCGATCTGATTGTGGAAATCGGCACCGGTCTTGAAGGGATTGGGGATGAACTTGTCATAGACGCTAAGAACCGGACGGTTATTCCCGGCTTCATCCAGACGCATATTCATCTGTGCCAGACGCTGTTCCGCGGCAAAGGGGATGATCTGGAGCTGATGGACTGGCTGCGTAAGCGGATCTGGCCGCTGGAAGCGGCGCATGACGAAGAATCGCTATACTATTCCGCCATGCTCGGCATTGGGGAGCTGATTACCAGCGGCACAACGACCATCGTGGATATGGAGACGGTACATCATACGGATTATGCCTTCCAGGCGATTGCGAAGAGCGGTATCCGCGCCTTGTCAGGGAAGGTCATGATGGACCGGAAGAACCCTGAGGCACCGGCGGCTCTGCAGGAGGAGACGGCGGCTTCGCTGCAGGAGAGTGTGGATCTGCTGGAGAAATGGAACGGATATGCGAATGGCCGGATTCAGTATGCTTTTTCTCCGCGGTTTGTCATTTCTTGTACGGAGCCGCTGCTGCGGGAGGTGCAGAGCCTCTCGGCCCGTTACGGGGTGAAGGTGCATACCCATGCTTCCGAGAATCTGGGCGAGATCGAGCTTGTGCAGGCGATGACCGGTATGCGCAATGTCGTCTATCTGGATCACCTGGGGCTGGCTAACGAACGTCTGATTCTGGCTCACTGTGTCTGGCTGGATGAGCAGGAAAAGCGGATTCTGCGGGACCGCGGTGTTCATGTCAGCCACTGCCCGGGCTCGAACCTCAAGCTGGCCTCCGGCATTGCCGATACGCCTGGTATGTTACATGACCATATTCACCTCAGCCTGGGTGCAGACGGCGCGCCCTGCAACAATAACCTGGATATGTTCAACGAGATGCGTCTGGCAGCAGTCATCCAGAAGCCCGCGCATGGCCCGGTTACGATGGATGCCCGGAGCGTCTTTCGGATGGCGACCATCGGAGGCGCGAAGGCGGTGGGGATGGAGGATCAGATTGGCAGCATCGAGGTCGGCAAGAAGGCAGATCTGGCTATCCTTAATCTCTATAATTTCCATACCTTCCCCTCCTATGATGTGGACCCGATCTCACGGATTGTCTACTCGGCCACCCGTGCCGATGTGGAGACAACGATGGTTGACGGTGAGATTCTCATGCACACAGGGCTGCTGAAGACCATCGACAAGGAAGTCGTGCTTCATGAAGCGAACCTTTCCATTAAAAGACTGCTGGGCAGCGCGCGGCTATCCTGA
- a CDS encoding GNAT family N-acetyltransferase translates to MIGNEIRRARSEEIQEIMDLISKCVQVMQAGGSDQWDEGYPNREVISEDIGKGTLFVCLENEAIAGILVLDENQAEQYAGIEWEQQQGPHLIMHRLAVHPEIQGRGIARRLIAFAEEFARSSGYRSIRLDTYAKNYRVLKLYPSLGYSQRGEICFPGRTAAFPVFEKVLPDNMER, encoded by the coding sequence ATGATAGGGAATGAGATACGAAGAGCGCGGAGTGAGGAAATCCAGGAGATCATGGATCTGATTTCCAAATGTGTACAAGTTATGCAGGCAGGCGGAAGCGATCAATGGGATGAAGGGTACCCTAACCGAGAAGTCATTAGTGAAGATATCGGTAAGGGAACCTTATTTGTCTGCCTGGAGAATGAGGCGATTGCCGGGATTCTTGTGCTGGATGAGAACCAGGCGGAGCAGTATGCAGGCATTGAATGGGAACAGCAGCAGGGGCCGCATCTGATCATGCACCGGCTTGCGGTACATCCCGAGATTCAGGGGAGAGGAATTGCCCGGCGGCTGATCGCCTTTGCTGAGGAATTCGCCCGCAGCAGCGGCTATAGAAGCATCCGGCTTGATACATATGCGAAGAATTACAGGGTGCTTAAGCTGTATCCTTCGCTCGGATATTCGCAGAGAGGCGAGATTTGTTTTCCCGGCCGTACCGCTGCTTTTCCGGTGTTTGAGAAGGTGCTGCCAGATAATATGGAGAGATGA
- the wsfD gene encoding glycan biosynthesis hexose transferase WsfD, with the protein MKRLWKPEYLISLAGAVLILYLLFVRPFTGVADNGDFLRMMNTVGLNYFDAGEDYADRFFSYSHSKFAYDDLFKGFYPSSQILLVLVPRLLAGLFHGSYFDIRLLAVVYAVLLLAATWMIVKLGAKSSYATGLLLGAGMLFVFYDIGYLAYFNSLFGEPVSMVFMLLTFALGLRLTGQEQPSSKGLVLFFIAVLFLVCSKIQNAPVGLAFALIFLRLRTLNGTGSWRKLALSLGVATALVSVVLYVTAPKELKHINLYQTVFFGILNESPDVRGDLRDLGLPERLEVLAGTNYFQGDTAIKQDDPSLGPDFYDRVSHKDVLFFYMKHPGRLIENMKYAAANSMSIRPYYLGSYEKSEGKPAGAVAGMYSGWSELKNKHLPHSLGFLAIFYLVYYAGLLYQYFRTREAAGRIAGELMMLLGLIGLFSFLVPILGDGRADIGKHLFLFNVCFDMMAVAMLGWTLHKLTKLLK; encoded by the coding sequence ATGAAAAGACTATGGAAACCCGAGTACCTCATCTCGCTGGCCGGCGCTGTGCTGATCCTCTATCTGCTGTTCGTGCGGCCCTTCACAGGCGTTGCCGATAACGGCGATTTCCTGCGGATGATGAATACGGTCGGACTGAATTATTTTGATGCCGGGGAGGACTATGCCGACCGCTTCTTCAGCTACAGTCATTCTAAGTTTGCTTATGATGATCTGTTCAAGGGCTTCTATCCGTCCTCGCAAATTTTGCTGGTGCTGGTGCCAAGGCTGCTTGCGGGTTTATTTCACGGCAGCTACTTCGATATCCGTCTTCTAGCAGTTGTATATGCAGTGCTGCTGCTGGCTGCCACGTGGATGATCGTCAAGCTGGGCGCGAAGAGCTCCTATGCCACAGGTCTGCTGCTGGGTGCGGGAATGCTGTTTGTATTCTACGATATCGGCTATCTGGCCTATTTCAACTCCCTGTTCGGCGAACCCGTATCGATGGTCTTCATGCTGCTTACATTCGCCCTGGGTCTGAGGCTTACCGGGCAGGAGCAGCCGTCCTCGAAAGGGCTGGTATTATTTTTCATTGCCGTGCTATTTCTGGTCTGCTCCAAAATCCAGAATGCCCCCGTCGGCCTCGCCTTCGCGCTGATCTTCCTGCGTCTGCGGACGCTGAATGGAACAGGCAGCTGGCGCAAGCTGGCGCTTAGCTTAGGGGTGGCCACGGCGCTGGTATCAGTGGTCCTGTATGTGACTGCGCCGAAGGAGCTTAAGCATATCAACCTGTACCAGACGGTGTTCTTCGGCATTCTGAATGAGTCTCCGGATGTTCGCGGGGATCTGCGTGATCTGGGATTGCCGGAGCGGCTGGAGGTGCTGGCCGGCACGAATTATTTCCAGGGGGATACGGCGATCAAGCAGGATGATCCATCGCTGGGCCCGGATTTCTATGACCGTGTATCGCATAAGGATGTGCTATTCTTTTATATGAAGCATCCCGGCCGGTTAATAGAGAATATGAAGTATGCGGCTGCTAACAGCATGTCCATCCGTCCCTACTATCTCGGAAGCTATGAGAAAAGCGAAGGCAAGCCTGCAGGCGCGGTAGCGGGAATGTACAGCGGGTGGAGCGAGCTCAAGAACAAGCATCTGCCCCATTCCCTCGGATTCCTGGCGATTTTCTACCTGGTGTATTACGCCGGACTGCTCTATCAATACTTCCGTACGCGGGAGGCGGCAGGGCGGATTGCCGGAGAATTGATGATGCTGCTGGGACTGATCGGGCTGTTCTCGTTCCTGGTTCCGATCCTCGGTGACGGGCGCGCGGATATCGGCAAGCATCTGTTCCTGTTCAATGTCTGCTTCGATATGATGGCGGTAGCGATGCTGGGCTGGACGCTGCATAAGCTGACGAAGCTGCTGAAATAA
- a CDS encoding glycosyltransferase family 2 protein — protein sequence MMGAREVSVSGRSSAGRTAPGSSSSTGRAARRSAVVRGGAAKRRSAKRRNKPAAAGPGLSRSKRKTASGRRDLTLPASQGSLSVIISARNEEQTLPKLLEQVERLKPQEIIVVLNGCNDRSFQRTRLCAQASIVYIPESAGHDVGRSLGAKLSRGDILLFLDGDMVISAGQLSSFVAAVDRGVDVALNDLDPLLPPFGLSDAVTRCKLYLNQVLGRPELGASSMTAVPHALSRRALERIGYRELMVPPRALALSIMAGLRVEKAGGVNVIKQNRLRQGNTGAGNAMEQLIAGDHAEALVCVIAHQQSSGQLPAENLLEHRRQIAAWRNAL from the coding sequence ATGATGGGAGCGCGGGAAGTATCCGTCAGCGGCCGGTCTTCAGCGGGGCGTACTGCGCCTGGAAGCAGCAGCTCTACAGGGCGCGCCGCCAGACGCAGCGCAGTAGTGCGTGGAGGCGCGGCTAAGCGGCGGTCCGCGAAGCGCCGCAACAAGCCTGCGGCGGCGGGCCCTGGCCTCTCCCGCTCCAAGCGGAAGACCGCTTCCGGGCGGAGGGATCTGACCCTGCCGGCATCGCAGGGTTCGCTGTCGGTAATTATCTCGGCCAGGAATGAGGAGCAGACGTTGCCGAAGCTGTTGGAGCAGGTGGAACGCCTGAAGCCGCAAGAAATTATTGTTGTGCTCAATGGATGTAATGACCGCAGCTTTCAGCGGACCCGGCTATGCGCTCAGGCAAGTATAGTGTACATTCCGGAATCTGCCGGACATGATGTGGGACGTTCTCTTGGCGCCAAGCTTAGCCGGGGAGATATCCTGTTGTTTCTGGACGGGGATATGGTGATCTCCGCCGGGCAGCTGTCCTCTTTTGTGGCTGCGGTGGACCGGGGGGTGGATGTGGCGCTCAATGACCTTGATCCGCTCCTGCCCCCCTTCGGGCTAAGTGATGCGGTTACCCGCTGCAAGCTCTACCTGAATCAGGTTCTGGGACGCCCTGAACTTGGAGCAAGCTCCATGACGGCTGTTCCGCATGCCTTATCCCGCCGGGCGCTGGAGAGAATCGGCTACCGCGAGCTGATGGTTCCGCCTCGGGCGCTGGCGCTCTCCATTATGGCCGGGCTGCGGGTGGAGAAGGCCGGAGGGGTGAATGTGATCAAGCAAAACCGGCTGCGACAGGGGAACACGGGAGCCGGCAATGCCATGGAGCAGCTGATTGCCGGTGATCACGCGGAAGCCCTGGTCTGCGTGATTGCCCACCAACAGAGCAGCGGGCAGCTGCCGGCCGAGAATTTGCTGGAGCACCGCCGGCAGATTGCCGCCTGGAGGAACGCGCTATGA
- a CDS encoding GNAT family N-acetyltransferase, whose protein sequence is MKLTGEHLDLSPLSASELALALENYAGLEQALGLNVTATATLMDDEEMRYALRVRHAKVLQDEENYCWLTMWAIIHREQRQLIGFLILKGRPNEQGEVIVGYVLDERYRGQGYAIEALRQITAWIFSHPGARWVTADTEKDNLASHRVLQHLDAELYRETEDLFWWRIARPASY, encoded by the coding sequence ATGAAACTTACAGGTGAACACCTGGACCTATCTCCTCTAAGCGCATCCGAACTGGCTTTGGCCTTAGAGAATTACGCCGGGCTGGAGCAGGCGCTGGGCCTGAACGTGACGGCAACCGCAACCCTGATGGACGATGAAGAGATGCGCTATGCGCTGCGGGTCAGGCATGCGAAGGTACTACAGGATGAAGAGAACTATTGCTGGCTGACCATGTGGGCCATCATCCACCGGGAGCAGCGGCAGCTCATCGGCTTCCTGATTCTCAAAGGCCGCCCGAACGAGCAAGGGGAGGTCATCGTTGGTTATGTCCTGGACGAGAGATACCGGGGCCAAGGCTATGCCATAGAAGCGCTGCGGCAGATCACCGCCTGGATCTTCAGCCATCCCGGCGCACGCTGGGTCACTGCAGATACCGAGAAGGACAACCTCGCCTCCCACCGTGTCCTGCAGCACCTGGATGCAGAGCTGTACCGCGAGACCGAGGATTTGTTCTGGTGGCGAATCGCCCGTCCAGCCAGTTACTGA